From the genome of Clostridium cagae:
AATTCAGGATTGCATAAAAACTTAAATAAATTTGAATTTGAAGGTGTATATAGCGAATTATTTAGTAATAAAACTATAGATTTTGATAAGGCTGATATCAACTTATCACCATATAATTTTTTAATATTATCTAAATAAATATGTAAATAAATATGGATATTTTGTTTAAAGAAGATTTATAAGAGTTATGTCGTGAATATATGATAATTTAAGGGGAAAAAGAGAGGAGATATTTATGGGAAATACGGAAATTGTGGCTATGATATTAGCAGGGGGCCAAGGTTCAAGATTAGGAGTATTGACCAAGAAGTTAGCTAAACCAGCAGTGCCATTTGGAGGAAAGTATAGAATAATTGATTTTCCTTTGAGTAATTGTGCAAATTCAGGGATTTATACAGTGGGAGTTTTGACACAATATAAGCCTTTAGAATTAAATGCACACATAGGAATAGGGCTACCTTGGGATTTAGATAGAAAAGATGGTGGCGTAAGCATATTACCACCATACCAAGAAGAAAAGGGTGGAAATTGGTATAAAGGAACAGCAAATGCAATTTATCAAAATATAGAATTTGTTGACAGATATGATCCAGAGTATGTACTTATACTATCAGGTGATCATATATATAAAATGAATTATACAAAGATGTTAGAATTCCATAAGGAAAAGAATGCAGATGCCACTATTGGAGTAATTGAAGTTCCAGTAAATGAAGCTAGTCGTTTTGGAATAATGAACACTAGAGATGATATGTCCATATATGAATTTGAGGAAAAACCTAAAATACCTAAAAGTAATTTAGCATCTATGGGTATATATATATTTAATTGGAAAACATTAAAGAAATATTTAAGAAATGATGAAGCTAATAAAGGTTCAAGTAATGACTTTGGTAAAGATATAATACCATCAATGCTAAATGATGGTGGCAAAATGGTTGCTTATCCATTTGAAGGATATTGGAAAGACGTTGGAACTATTGAAAGCCTTTGGCAAGCAAATATGGACTTATTAAAGTCTGACAATAAACTTAATTTACATGATCAAGATTGGAGAATATATTCAACAAATCCAGTAAGACCAGCACAATATATTGGCGAAAATGCTAAGGTTACTAATTCACTTATAGTTGAAGGATGCACTGTTAATGGAACGGTACAAAATTCAGTTTTATTCCAAGGTGTACAAGTTGGTAAAAATACAATAATAAAAGACTCTGTTATTATGACAAACGCTAAAATTGGAGATAATGTGATAATTGAAAAAGCTATAATTGGAAATGATGCTGTGATAAGAAAAGACTGTGTAATAGGCACAGGTGATGAAATTGAAATTGTTGCTGCCAAAGAAGAGGTAAAAATGGGTAGTATCATGAAAAATAACAAGGCGGTATAAGGAAAGTTGAGGGAAAAAGAGATGAATGATTGTGTTGGAATAATAAATTTAGATGAAAACGAAACAAAAATGGGAGAACTAGTAATAAATAGACCACTTGCATCAGTCCCTATAGCAGGAAGATATAGAATTATAGATTTCGTATTATCAAATATGACAAATTCAGGTATAGAGAGTATTGGAATTTTTACAAAAAATAAGTCTAGATCACTAATTGATCATTTAACTAATGGTAGACCATGGGATTTGCATAGAAATCAAAATGGATTAAGAGTATTTAATTTTTGTGAAGTAGATCCAGTGTATGAAGATGTTCATAATTTTTCAGAAAATATAGAATTTTTTAAGCGTAGTCATAAGGAATATTTGTTATTAACACCATCTTATATGCTTTGTAATATAGATTATCAAGAAGTAATTGACTATCACAAAAAGAGTGGACATGATATAACAATGGTATACAAAAAAATAAATGATGGTAAAAAATCATTTGTGGGATGTGATGTAGTAAATTTTGATGATTTAGATGAAGTTGTAAGTATTGGTGAAAATGTAGGTAGAGACAATAACATTAATATAAGTATGGAAGTTTATGTATTAAAAACTAGTTTGTTTATAGATATAGTTCAAGATTGCTTAGTTAGTGGAATGTATAAAAAAGTTAAAAGCTTTATACATGATAATTTAGACAGTTTAAGAGTAGGGGCATATAAATTTGATGGCGAACTAAATTGTATAAATTCTATAAAAACATTATATGATAGCAATATGAAATTATTAAATAGAAAGATGAGTAAAGAAATATTTAGA
Proteins encoded in this window:
- the glgD gene encoding glucose-1-phosphate adenylyltransferase subunit GlgD; the protein is MNDCVGIINLDENETKMGELVINRPLASVPIAGRYRIIDFVLSNMTNSGIESIGIFTKNKSRSLIDHLTNGRPWDLHRNQNGLRVFNFCEVDPVYEDVHNFSENIEFFKRSHKEYLLLTPSYMLCNIDYQEVIDYHKKSGHDITMVYKKINDGKKSFVGCDVVNFDDLDEVVSIGENVGRDNNINISMEVYVLKTSLFIDIVQDCLVSGMYKKVKSFIHDNLDSLRVGAYKFDGELNCINSIKTLYDSNMKLLNRKMSKEIFREDRGIYTKAKDEAPTHYTDTSNVKNSIIANGCYIEGEVENCVIGRRVFVGKDAKLKNCVVMQDSIIEDNTLLDSVITDKGIKVKDGEKLIGSSLYPLVVMKKEYL
- a CDS encoding glucose-1-phosphate adenylyltransferase, whose translation is MGNTEIVAMILAGGQGSRLGVLTKKLAKPAVPFGGKYRIIDFPLSNCANSGIYTVGVLTQYKPLELNAHIGIGLPWDLDRKDGGVSILPPYQEEKGGNWYKGTANAIYQNIEFVDRYDPEYVLILSGDHIYKMNYTKMLEFHKEKNADATIGVIEVPVNEASRFGIMNTRDDMSIYEFEEKPKIPKSNLASMGIYIFNWKTLKKYLRNDEANKGSSNDFGKDIIPSMLNDGGKMVAYPFEGYWKDVGTIESLWQANMDLLKSDNKLNLHDQDWRIYSTNPVRPAQYIGENAKVTNSLIVEGCTVNGTVQNSVLFQGVQVGKNTIIKDSVIMTNAKIGDNVIIEKAIIGNDAVIRKDCVIGTGDEIEIVAAKEEVKMGSIMKNNKAV